Proteins encoded together in one Telopea speciosissima isolate NSW1024214 ecotype Mountain lineage chromosome 4, Tspe_v1, whole genome shotgun sequence window:
- the LOC122659058 gene encoding scopoletin glucosyltransferase-like yields the protein MDSETHKKLHAFFFPVMAQGHLIPMIDIARLFASRGVKVTILTTPSNASLFSNTIDCDAQLGLDISVQLIPFPSVEAGLPEGCENLSSITSPSMTNNFFKALDLFQLPLEKLLQEQQYPAHCIIAGMFFPWVTDLATKLGIPRFIFCGTSFFSRCVTDSIKRYAPHQSLKSNSDPFIVPSLPDQIELTRSQVPETKSEFAELLERVRKSEERSHGVLFNSFYELEPAYADHYKKVIGRKAWDIGPVSLRNRDFADKAQRGNNTYIDGHEYCLNWLDKKKSNSVLYVCFGSVTRFTASQLVAIAMALETSGHPFIWVVRSEEREIPEGFEERNEGKGLIIRDWAPQVLILDHPAVGGFVTHCGWNSTLESVSAGVPMITWPLFAEQFYNEKLVTQVLRIGVSVGAHEWSGFVGEGNAAAVKREDIEKAVEQLMGGGEEAERMSSRATELKEKARRAVEEGGSSYTNLTNLIEELRLHVRLEA from the coding sequence ATGGATTCTGAAACTCATAAAAAACTTCACGCCTTCTTCTTCCCAGTCATGGCACAGGGCCACTTGATTCCAATGATAGACATCGCCAGGCTATTTGCAAGCCGTGGTGTGAAGGTGACTATACTCACCACTCCCTCCAACGCATCTCTTTTCTCCAACACCATTGATTGTGATGCACAATTGGGTCTCGACATCTCTGTTCAACTCATCCCATTCCCTTCAGTCGAGGCTGGATTACCAGAAGGATGCGAGAACCTTAGTTCTATTACTTCCCCTTCCATGACCAACAACTTCTTCAAGGCTCTAGATTTGTTCCAACTACCCTTGGAGAAacttcttcaagaacaacaatATCCTGCTCATTGTATCATAGCTGGCATGTTCTTCCCCTGGGTTACGGACTTGGCTACCAAGCTTGGAATTCCGAGGTTTATCTTCTGTGGGACCAGTTTCTTTTCCCGCTGTGTCACGGACAGCATAAAACGCTATGCCCCTCATCAGAGCCTTAAATCCAATTCGGATCCATTCATCGTGCCGAGCCTTCCCGATCAAATAGAGCTCACAAGATCGCAGGTGCCCGAAACCAAAAGTGAGTTTGCCGAGTTGCTTGAACGCGTTAGAAAATCAGAAGAAAGAAGCCATGGAGTCTTGTTTAACAGCTTTTATGAGTTGGAGCCAGCTTATGCTGATCACTACAAGAAGGTCATAGGAAGGAAGGCATGGGACATAGGCCCTGTTTCACTCAGAAACAGAGATTTTGCGGATAAGGCTCAGAGGGGAAACAATACTTATATTGATGGACACGAGTACTGCCTGAATTGGCTTGACAAGAAGAAATCGAACTCGGTTCTCTACGTTTGCTTTGGAAGTGTGACACGATTCACGGCTTCTCAACTAGTAGCGATTGCGATGGCCCTCGAGACTTCTGGACACCCATTCATTTGGGTTGTGAGGTCCGAGGAGAGGGAGATTCCAGAAGGGTTTGAAGAGAGGAATGAAGGGAAGGGTCTAATAATAAGGGATTGGGCACCTCAAGTTTTGATACTGGACCATCCTGCCGTGGGAGGGTTTGTGACCCATTGTGGATGGAACTCGACTCTTGAAAGCGTGAGTGCAGGGGTGCCCATGATCACTTGGCCTTTATTTGCAGAGCAGTTCTACAATGAGAAGCTGGTGACACAAGTGTTGAGGATAGGAGTGAGTGTAGGAGCTCATGAATGGAGTGGATTTGTAGGTGAGGGAAATGCAGCTGCAGTGAAGAGAGAGGACATAGAGAAGGCTGTGGAGCAGTTGATGGGTGGTGGAGAAGAAGCAGAGCGCATGAGCAGTCGAGCTACAGAGCTCAAAGAGAAGGCGAGAAGagctgttgaagaagggggctCATCGTACACCAACTTAACGAATTTGATCGAAGAGCTGAGGTTGCATGTGCGGCTTGAAGCCTAG
- the LOC122660233 gene encoding scopoletin glucosyltransferase-like has product MGSEPHQLHTFFFPLMAQGHLLPAIDMARLFASRGVKVTIITTPLNAPLFSNTIDRDNQLGLDISVQLIPFPSEEAGLPQGCENVSSITNFSEMTPKFFNALDLLQKPLEELLQNHSPDCLVADMFFPWTTDIAAKFGIPRLIFHGTSLFSLCVLDSLKLYTPHEKIKSKTETFIVPGLPDQIELMKSQLPDETPSDLSKLNERVRESEGNCYGVLVNSFYELEPAYADHYRKVIGRKAWNIGPVSLSNRDIAYKAQRGNITFINEHACLSWLDSKKSNSVLYVSFGSVTRFTDSQMLEIAMGLEASGYPFIWVVRLKEEDEQRWMAEGFEERIKGKGLIIRDWAPQVLILDHPAVGGFVTHCGWNSTLESVSAGVPMITWPLFAEQFYNEKLVTQVLRIGVSVGVHERSKFGGGEKVAVKRRDIEKAVEQLMGGGEEAERMRSRAMELKEVARRAVEGGGSSYTDLTALIEELRLHSQPTV; this is encoded by the coding sequence ATGGGTTCTGAACCACATCAACTTCataccttcttcttccccctcatGGCTCAAGGCCATCTGCTCCCAGCCATAGACATGGCCAGGCTATTCGCAAGCCGTGGAGTTAAGGTAACCATAATCACCACTCCCCTCAACGCACCCCTTTTCTCCAACACCATCGACCGTGATAACCAGTTGGGTCTTGACATCTCTGTTCAGCTCATCCCATTCCCTTCAGAAGAGGCTGGCTTACCCCAAGGCTGCGAGAATGTAAGCTCCATTACTAATTTCTCTGAAATGACCCCCAAATTCTTCAATGCTCTTGATTTGCTCCAAAAACCCTTAGAGGAGCTTCTTCAAAACCATAGCCCTGATTGCCTCGTTGCCGACATGTTCTTCCCCTGGACTACAGACATCGCTGCCAAGTTTGGAATACCAAGGCTCATCTTTCATGGCACCAGTTTGTTCTCTCTCTGCGTCTTGGACAGCTTGAAACTATATACACCTCATGAAAAGATCAAATCAAAAACCGAAACCTTCATTGTGCCAGGTCTTCCTGACCAGATAGAGCTGATGAAGTCTCAGTTGCCCGACGAAACACCAAGCGATCTGAGCAAGTTGAATGAACGCGTCAGAGAATCAGAGGGAAATTGCTATGGAGTATTGGTGAACAGCTTTTATGAGTTGGAGCCTGCTTATGCGGATCACTACAGGAAAGTCATAGGAAGGAAGGCATGGAACATAGGCCCTGTTTCACTCAGCAACAGGGACATTGCATATAAAGCTCAGAGGGGTAACATAACTTTCATTAATGAGCACGCGTGCCTGAGTTGGCTCGATTCGAAGAAATCCAATTCGGTGCTCTATGTGAGCTTCGGGAGCGTGACCCGTTTCACTGATTCTCAGATGCTTGAGATTGCTATGGGGCTCGAGGCTTCAGGGTACCCATTCATTTGGGTTGTGAGATTGAAGGAAGAGGATGAGCAGAGGTGGATGGCAGAAGGGTTTGAAGAGAGGATTAAAGGGAAGGGTCTGATAATAAGGGATTGGGCACCTCAAGTTTTGATCCTGGATCACCCTGCCGTGGGAGGGTTCGTGACCCATTGTGGATGGAACTCGACGCTTGAAAGCGTGAGTGCAGGGGTGCCCATGATCACTTGGCCGTTGTTTGCAGAGCAGTTCTACAATGAGAAGCTGGTGACACAAGTGTTAAGGATAGGAGTGAGTGTAGGGGTTCATGAACGGAGTAAATTTGGAGGAGGAGAAAAGGTAGCAGTGAAGAGACGGGACATAGAGAAGGCTGTAGAGCAGTTGATGGGTGGTGGAGAAGAAGCAGAGCGAATGAGGAGTAGAGCTATGGAGCTCAAAGAGGTGGCGAGAAGAGCTGTTGAAGGTGGAGGGTCTTCTTACACCGACTTGACCGCTTTGATTGAAGAGCTGAGGTTGCATTCACAGCCTACAGTCTAG